The following are encoded together in the Pseudomonas maumuensis genome:
- a CDS encoding toxin glutamine deamidase domain-containing protein, whose product MIGIGSGARGIVYGSYGPGQPGHVFNVVNQNGTIRFLDGQTGKVADLSKFTSFKFLRTN is encoded by the coding sequence ATGATTGGTATTGGCTCAGGTGCGCGGGGTATTGTGTATGGGTCGTATGGACCTGGTCAGCCTGGACATGTGTTCAATGTCGTAAACCAGAATGGTACTATCAGATTCTTAGATGGGCAGACAGGCAAGGTTGCTGATCTCAGTAAGTTCACATCGTTTAAGTTTTTGAGGACCAACTAG
- a CDS encoding YrhB domain-containing protein encodes MISFEESLEMVVNHLSKSPVPLVITYSEGFPDGWLFCFNSKQYVETGDFSFQLVGNGPIFVDKDTGELHFFGTALPPKEYVEEYSLRKRDKK; translated from the coding sequence GTGATAAGTTTTGAAGAATCCCTGGAGATGGTTGTTAATCATTTGAGTAAGTCTCCAGTGCCGCTAGTTATAACATATTCTGAAGGGTTTCCTGATGGATGGCTATTTTGCTTCAACTCTAAACAGTATGTTGAGACAGGTGATTTTTCATTTCAACTGGTTGGGAATGGGCCGATTTTTGTTGATAAAGATACTGGCGAACTGCATTTTTTTGGCACGGCATTGCCGCCAAAGGAGTATGTGGAAGAGTACTCTCTGAGGAAGCGTGATAAGAAATAA
- a CDS encoding DUF3077 domain-containing protein — MTTDDGKTQLTPGKTRFYQGEGKDAQPLFCIEPGIPCQHAREQASELMDYVRHLTLVGVMDEDPRMVWAAHYLSALAKALMDDAELGMAH, encoded by the coding sequence ATGACCACAGACGATGGCAAGACCCAGCTCACACCGGGCAAGACCCGCTTCTACCAGGGCGAGGGCAAGGATGCCCAACCGCTGTTCTGCATCGAGCCTGGCATCCCTTGCCAGCATGCCCGCGAACAGGCGTCGGAGCTGATGGACTACGTGCGGCACCTGACCTTGGTCGGGGTGATGGATGAAGACCCGCGAATGGTCTGGGCCGCGCACTACCTCAGTGCCTTGGCCAAGGCGCTGATGGATGATGCGGAGCTGGGGATGGCGCATTAG
- a CDS encoding RNA 2'-phosphotransferase yields the protein MNQKQRDALSKFLSYVLRHAPESIDLTLDRDGWANVDALIHGAGRQGHTFDLHTLHEVVETNDKRRFTLSDDGRRIRAAQGHSSAQVEVRHVAKAPPALLYHGTASRFLASIETQGLIPGSRHHVHLSEDPQTALTVGKRYGQPVLLTVDTRAMCAAGAVFYQADNGVWLVDQVPPVYLSRQAEE from the coding sequence GTGAACCAGAAACAACGCGACGCCCTCAGCAAGTTCCTCAGCTACGTCCTGCGCCACGCCCCCGAATCCATCGACCTGACCCTCGACCGCGACGGCTGGGCCAATGTCGACGCGCTGATCCACGGCGCCGGCCGCCAAGGTCATACCTTCGACCTGCACACCTTGCATGAAGTGGTCGAGACCAATGACAAGCGCCGTTTCACCCTCTCCGACGATGGCCGCCGCATCCGCGCCGCCCAAGGCCACAGCAGCGCCCAGGTCGAAGTGCGACACGTCGCCAAGGCGCCACCCGCCCTGCTCTATCACGGCACAGCCAGCCGCTTCCTGGCCTCCATCGAAACACAGGGCCTGATCCCGGGCAGCCGTCACCATGTGCACCTGAGCGAGGATCCGCAGACTGCGTTGACGGTGGGCAAGCGCTATGGCCAGCCGGTGCTGCTCACGGTCGATACGCGGGCCATGTGCGCAGCGGGAGCGGTGTTCTATCAAGCCGACAACGGTGTCTGGCTGGTAGACCAGGTGCCGCCGGTATATCTGTCACGCCAGGCAGAAGAATAA
- a CDS encoding dihydrodipicolinate synthase family protein, which produces MTNQFHGIIGYTITPFSADGEQLDLPALGQSIDRLIAGGVHAIAPLGSTGEGAYLSDSEWQQVAQYSLERIGKRVPSIVSVSDLTTAGAVRRARFAQQHGADAVMVLPAAYWKLSEAEIVQHYRAIGAAIDLPIMLYNNPATSGTDMPVELILRIVREVDNVTMVKESTGDIQRMHKLQLLGEGQVPFYNGCNPLALEAFVAGATGWCTAAANLIPELNLRLYQAVQAGELEQAKALFYRQLPLLDFILKGGLPATIKAGLEMTGLPVGEPRRPVFGLDAEGRDKLKTLLDALRQG; this is translated from the coding sequence ATGACTAATCAATTTCACGGCATCATCGGCTACACCATCACCCCGTTCAGCGCCGACGGCGAGCAGCTCGACCTGCCCGCGCTGGGCCAGTCCATCGACCGCCTGATCGCAGGCGGCGTCCACGCCATCGCCCCGCTGGGCAGCACCGGCGAAGGGGCTTATCTGAGCGACAGCGAATGGCAGCAGGTCGCCCAGTACAGCCTGGAGCGCATCGGCAAGCGCGTGCCGAGCATCGTCAGCGTCTCCGACCTGACCACCGCCGGCGCCGTGCGCCGCGCCCGCTTCGCCCAGCAGCACGGCGCCGACGCGGTGATGGTGCTACCGGCGGCCTACTGGAAACTCAGCGAAGCCGAGATCGTCCAGCACTACCGCGCCATCGGCGCGGCCATCGATCTGCCGATCATGCTCTACAACAACCCGGCCACCAGCGGCACCGACATGCCGGTGGAACTGATCCTGCGTATTGTCCGCGAGGTGGACAACGTGACCATGGTCAAGGAGAGCACCGGCGACATCCAGCGCATGCACAAGCTGCAACTGCTCGGCGAGGGCCAGGTGCCGTTCTACAACGGCTGCAACCCACTGGCACTGGAGGCCTTCGTGGCCGGGGCCACGGGCTGGTGCACGGCGGCGGCCAACCTGATTCCCGAACTGAACCTGCGACTGTACCAAGCGGTGCAGGCTGGTGAGCTGGAACAGGCCAAGGCGCTGTTCTACCGCCAGTTGCCGTTGCTCGACTTCATCCTCAAGGGCGGCTTGCCCGCGACCATCAAGGCTGGCCTTGAGATGACCGGGCTACCGGTAGGCGAGCCACGGCGACCGGTGTTCGGGCTGGATGCCGAGGGCCGCGACAAACTGAAGACGCTGCTCGACGCTTTGCGTCAGGGTTGA
- a CDS encoding aldolase, translating into MANTLTLSKDQLVQKALTQMQGSLADNTWTVREKLALTCRILFDNGHDSGLAGQISARGEQPGTFYTQQLGLGFDEITASNLLLVNEDLEVLEGEGMPNPANRFHSWVYRARPDVNCIIHTHPTHVAALSMLEVPLQVSHMDLCPLYEDCAFLEAWPGVPVGNEEGEIISAALGDKRAILLSHHGQLSTGTSIEQACVYAQLIERAARLQLLAMAAGTIKPIAPELGRDAHDWIDRPKRHGAAFNYYARQALRSHADCLN; encoded by the coding sequence ATGGCCAATACCCTTACCCTCAGCAAAGACCAGCTGGTGCAAAAGGCACTGACACAGATGCAAGGCTCGCTTGCCGATAATACGTGGACTGTGCGCGAAAAGCTGGCCCTGACCTGCCGAATTCTCTTCGATAACGGCCACGACTCGGGCCTGGCCGGGCAGATCAGCGCCCGTGGCGAGCAACCGGGCACCTTCTACACCCAGCAACTGGGCCTGGGTTTCGACGAAATCACCGCCAGCAACCTGCTGTTGGTCAACGAAGACCTCGAAGTGCTGGAAGGCGAAGGCATGCCCAACCCGGCCAACCGCTTCCACAGCTGGGTGTACCGCGCCCGCCCCGACGTCAACTGCATCATCCACACCCACCCTACCCACGTCGCCGCGCTGTCGATGCTGGAAGTGCCGCTGCAGGTCTCGCACATGGACCTCTGCCCGCTGTACGAAGACTGTGCATTCCTCGAAGCGTGGCCGGGCGTGCCAGTGGGTAACGAAGAAGGCGAGATCATCAGCGCCGCCCTGGGCGACAAGCGCGCCATCCTGCTCTCGCACCACGGCCAGTTGTCCACCGGTACCAGCATCGAGCAGGCCTGCGTCTATGCCCAGCTGATTGAGCGCGCCGCGCGCCTGCAACTGCTGGCGATGGCCGCCGGCACCATCAAGCCGATCGCCCCGGAGCTGGGCCGCGACGCCCACGACTGGATCGACCGGCCCAAGCGCCATGGCGCCGCCTTCAACTACTACGCCCGGCAGGCCCTGCGCAGCCACGCCGATTGCCTGAACTGA
- a CDS encoding helix-turn-helix domain-containing protein, whose amino-acid sequence MSIRLKLLRKKLGITLELLADKSGLTKSYLSKVERGLNTPSIAAALKLARALNVNVEELFDGEHDGQARYSLVRRSERQALVGGGEGPGYAVLTSQVGQRNLLPFLIQPPTEFSDPTFKEHEGEEFLFVHEGQVEVDFMSERVLLEAGDALHFNAQTPHRLRSVGERQAQLLVVVQGGEG is encoded by the coding sequence ATGTCTATCCGACTGAAACTGCTGAGAAAGAAACTGGGCATCACCCTCGAGCTGCTGGCCGATAAGTCCGGCCTGACCAAAAGCTACCTGTCCAAGGTCGAGCGCGGCCTCAACACGCCGTCGATCGCCGCCGCGCTGAAGCTGGCGCGGGCATTGAACGTCAATGTCGAGGAGCTGTTCGATGGCGAGCACGACGGCCAGGCGCGCTACAGTCTGGTGCGCCGCAGTGAGCGCCAGGCGTTGGTGGGTGGTGGCGAGGGGCCGGGGTATGCGGTGCTGACCTCGCAGGTCGGCCAGCGCAACCTGTTGCCGTTTCTGATCCAGCCGCCGACCGAGTTCAGCGACCCGACCTTCAAGGAACACGAGGGCGAGGAGTTCCTGTTCGTCCACGAGGGGCAGGTGGAGGTGGACTTTATGAGCGAGCGGGTGCTGCTGGAGGCCGGCGATGCCCTGCATTTCAACGCCCAGACCCCGCACCGCCTACGTTCGGTCGGCGAGCGCCAGGCGCAGTTGCTGGTGGTGGTGCAAGGCGGCGAAGGATGA
- a CDS encoding AraC family transcriptional regulator, whose translation MIEVSRFWRDPALPFVEARRVGDGRQVCYAAHSHESFSIGVITRGRSTYQTGNTRYEVAAGTTVLMNPGAVHACNPIQGEPWSYLMLFVDMPWLQARGFMLPAATSSTSPDLYGRLLALFAGLFEPQSDDREAQLEAFFEVLPYCLDATAARRPMQHPRLEMAAAFIRAHRLDPLTLEDICVAAGLSRGYLIRAFGKRFGLSPHAYLLDQRVQHARAQLRAGRPIAEVALEAGFADQAHLQRAFKRHLATTPGHYREASASHHQIDRTGH comes from the coding sequence ATGATCGAGGTCTCGCGGTTCTGGCGCGATCCGGCATTGCCCTTTGTCGAAGCCCGGCGCGTGGGGGACGGGCGGCAGGTGTGCTACGCCGCCCATTCCCACGAGAGTTTCTCCATTGGCGTGATCACACGTGGGCGCAGCACTTACCAGACCGGCAATACCCGGTACGAGGTGGCGGCGGGGACCACGGTGCTGATGAACCCCGGCGCGGTGCATGCCTGCAACCCTATCCAGGGCGAGCCTTGGTCTTATCTGATGCTGTTCGTCGACATGCCGTGGTTGCAAGCCAGAGGTTTCATGCTGCCGGCGGCCACCTCGAGCACTTCACCCGACTTGTATGGACGCCTGCTGGCGTTGTTCGCCGGGTTGTTCGAGCCGCAAAGCGATGACCGTGAAGCGCAACTGGAGGCGTTCTTCGAGGTATTGCCGTATTGCCTGGATGCCACTGCCGCTCGTCGTCCGATGCAGCACCCGCGTCTGGAGATGGCTGCCGCCTTCATCCGCGCCCATCGCCTGGATCCGTTGACACTGGAGGACATCTGCGTTGCGGCAGGCTTGTCACGGGGCTACCTGATCCGTGCATTCGGCAAACGTTTCGGGCTATCGCCGCACGCCTACCTGCTTGACCAGCGGGTGCAGCACGCCCGGGCGCAGTTGCGGGCAGGCAGGCCAATCGCCGAAGTAGCGTTGGAAGCCGGCTTCGCCGACCAGGCGCACCTGCAACGGGCGTTCAAGCGACATCTGGCGACGACGCCGGGGCACTATCGTGAGGCAAGCGCCTCACACCATCAGATAGACCGCACTGGCCACTAA
- a CDS encoding LysE family translocator, translating to MSLTLSMAAFALAASISPGPVNIVALGSGARHGLRASIGHAAGATLGFCLLLVLVGLGVHELLSRWPLLARLLHWGGVLFLLYMAWKLASDDGGLGADDSQRAPGAWQGAAMQWLSPKAWLAAVAGIGAYTAGEQQLLWLFTWIYAPICFVSVASWAWAGSVIRQYLGEPRRMRLFNRGLALLLVASAVYLMV from the coding sequence ATGAGCCTGACCCTGTCCATGGCGGCCTTCGCCCTGGCCGCCTCCATCTCCCCAGGCCCGGTCAATATCGTCGCCCTAGGCAGCGGCGCGCGCCACGGCCTGCGCGCCAGCATCGGACATGCCGCCGGCGCCACCCTGGGCTTCTGCCTGTTGCTGGTACTGGTGGGCCTGGGCGTTCACGAGTTGCTCTCGCGCTGGCCGCTATTGGCGCGACTGCTGCATTGGGGCGGCGTGCTGTTTCTGCTCTACATGGCATGGAAACTGGCCAGCGACGATGGCGGGCTAGGCGCCGACGACTCGCAGCGGGCGCCCGGCGCCTGGCAGGGAGCGGCCATGCAGTGGCTCAGTCCCAAGGCCTGGCTGGCGGCCGTGGCCGGAATCGGCGCCTATACCGCAGGCGAGCAGCAACTGTTGTGGCTGTTCACCTGGATCTATGCGCCGATCTGCTTTGTTTCGGTGGCCAGTTGGGCTTGGGCGGGGAGCGTGATTCGCCAGTACCTGGGGGAGCCGAGGCGGATGCGCCTGTTCAACCGGGGATTGGCGCTACTGTTAGTGGCCAGTGCGGTCTATCTGATGGTGTGA
- a CDS encoding TerC family protein, with protein MEWLADPTAWLGLLTLIVLELVLGIDNLVFIAILADKLPPHQRDRARVIGLSLALIMRLGLLASISWMVTLTAPLIELFGKTFSGRDLIMLFGGVFLLFKATMELHERLEGHVAQTGGVTRHAAFWPIVAQIVVLDAVFSLDAVITAVGMVEQLSVMMIAVIFSIGIMIVASKPLTRFVNAHPTVIMLCLGFLMMIGFSLTAEGLGFHIPKGYLYAAIGFSLLIELFNQLARARRKRSVQQHRPLRERTAHAVLRLMGGRRVEADEVGEEIADLVEGGEEQVVFDRRERVMISGVLNLAERPIRTVMTARAKVDAIDLSQPADSITQALVNSPYSRLPLIRDGRIEEPLGFVHKKELLKELLSGSQPDLEALARAPLNLLESFSILNALEQMRGQSTHIAFVVNEFGDFTGVLTMTDILESIAGELPDASEVEGPGVIEEADGFVVSGALNLAQVQARTGFAARATEDYQTLAGLVMSLLDRLPVVGDHLAWNGWTMTVVAVEERRVRQVRLTPNADAGAAGA; from the coding sequence ATGGAATGGCTAGCCGACCCCACGGCCTGGCTGGGCCTGTTGACGCTTATCGTCCTCGAGCTGGTGCTGGGTATCGACAACCTGGTGTTCATCGCCATCCTCGCCGACAAACTGCCGCCGCACCAGCGCGACCGCGCTCGGGTAATTGGCCTGTCGCTGGCGCTGATCATGCGCCTGGGCCTGTTGGCCAGTATTTCGTGGATGGTGACCCTCACCGCACCGTTGATCGAGCTGTTCGGCAAGACCTTCTCCGGCCGTGACCTGATCATGCTGTTCGGTGGTGTGTTCCTGTTGTTCAAGGCCACCATGGAACTGCACGAACGTCTCGAGGGCCATGTCGCCCAGACCGGCGGCGTCACCCGTCATGCCGCGTTCTGGCCGATCGTGGCGCAGATCGTCGTGCTTGACGCGGTGTTCTCGCTGGATGCGGTGATCACGGCCGTGGGCATGGTCGAGCAGTTGTCGGTGATGATGATCGCGGTGATCTTCTCCATCGGCATCATGATCGTCGCCAGCAAGCCGTTGACCCGTTTCGTCAACGCCCACCCAACAGTGATCATGCTGTGCCTGGGCTTCCTGATGATGATCGGCTTCAGCCTTACCGCCGAAGGCCTGGGCTTCCATATCCCCAAAGGCTACCTGTACGCGGCCATCGGCTTCTCGTTGCTGATCGAGCTGTTCAACCAGCTGGCCCGTGCCCGTCGCAAGCGCAGCGTGCAGCAGCACCGTCCGTTGCGTGAGCGTACCGCCCATGCCGTGCTGCGCCTTATGGGCGGGCGCCGGGTGGAGGCCGACGAGGTGGGCGAGGAAATCGCCGACCTGGTCGAGGGTGGCGAAGAACAGGTGGTGTTCGACCGTCGTGAGCGGGTGATGATCAGCGGTGTGCTGAACCTGGCCGAGCGACCGATCCGCACGGTGATGACAGCGCGGGCCAAGGTCGATGCCATCGACCTGTCGCAGCCAGCCGATAGCATCACCCAGGCGCTGGTCAACTCACCGTATTCGCGCCTGCCGCTGATCCGTGACGGTCGTATCGAGGAACCGCTGGGCTTCGTGCATAAGAAGGAGCTGCTCAAGGAGCTGCTGTCCGGCAGTCAGCCCGACCTGGAAGCCCTGGCCCGTGCGCCGCTGAATCTGCTGGAGAGCTTCAGCATCCTCAACGCCCTGGAGCAGATGCGCGGGCAGTCGACGCACATTGCCTTCGTGGTCAACGAGTTCGGTGACTTCACCGGCGTGTTGACCATGACCGACATTCTCGAGTCGATTGCCGGCGAGCTGCCGGACGCGAGCGAGGTCGAAGGGCCGGGGGTGATCGAGGAGGCGGATGGTTTCGTCGTCAGCGGCGCCTTGAACCTGGCCCAGGTCCAGGCGCGCACCGGTTTTGCCGCCCGTGCCACCGAGGACTACCAGACCCTGGCCGGCCTGGTGATGAGCCTGCTGGATCGCTTGCCGGTGGTGGGCGATCACCTGGCCTGGAATGGCTGGACCATGACCGTGGTGGCGGTGGAGGAGCGCCGGGTGCGCCAGGTACGCCTTACACCGAACGCCGACGCTGGCGCAGCAGGTGCTTGA
- the rarD gene encoding EamA family transporter RarD: MSKGILSSVMASCLFAVMYFYTSFLKPLDGEEIFGWRTLLTLPCLTLFMLASRDWKRVGELLGRVRRTPLLLLGMIGTSWLMGVQLWLFLWAPLHGRSLEVSMGYFLLPLAMVLTGRLVYGERLSRLQKVAVSFAVLGVGHELYQHGSFAWETLLVMIGYPIYFVLRRRCRTDHLGGLWCDMCLLLPWALYFVIQGPLSATDLAEHPGLYGLIPLLGAISACALIAYVLASRLLPFSLFGLLSYVEPVLLVGVALLLGETIGPDQWLTYLPIWAAVLVLVLEGFKHLLRQRRRSV; the protein is encoded by the coding sequence GTGTCAAAAGGCATTCTTTCGTCGGTCATGGCGTCCTGTCTGTTCGCCGTGATGTACTTCTATACCTCTTTCCTCAAACCACTGGACGGTGAGGAGATCTTCGGCTGGCGCACCCTGCTGACCCTGCCCTGCCTGACACTGTTCATGCTGGCGTCCAGGGACTGGAAACGGGTCGGCGAGCTGCTCGGGCGGGTGCGCCGCACACCGTTGCTGTTGCTCGGCATGATCGGCACCTCGTGGTTGATGGGCGTGCAGTTGTGGTTGTTCCTCTGGGCGCCGCTGCACGGGCGCAGCCTGGAGGTGTCGATGGGCTACTTCCTGTTGCCGCTGGCCATGGTGCTGACCGGGCGACTGGTCTACGGCGAGCGCCTGTCGCGCCTGCAGAAGGTCGCGGTGAGCTTCGCGGTGCTCGGGGTCGGCCATGAGTTGTACCAGCATGGCAGTTTTGCCTGGGAAACCCTGCTGGTGATGATCGGCTATCCGATCTACTTCGTACTGAGGCGGCGTTGCCGCACCGACCACCTGGGCGGCCTGTGGTGCGACATGTGCCTGTTACTGCCTTGGGCCCTGTACTTCGTCATCCAGGGCCCGCTGTCGGCAACCGACCTGGCCGAGCATCCGGGCCTGTACGGCCTGATCCCGCTGCTCGGGGCGATCAGCGCCTGTGCCCTGATCGCCTACGTGCTGGCCAGCCGTTTGCTGCCGTTCAGCCTGTTCGGCCTACTCAGTTACGTCGAGCCGGTGCTGCTGGTGGGCGTGGCCCTGTTGCTGGGCGAGACCATAGGCCCCGACCAGTGGCTGACCTACCTGCCGATCTGGGCCGCCGTACTGGTGCTGGTGCTCGAAGGCTTCAAGCACCTGCTGCGCCAGCGTCGGCGTTCGGTGTAA
- a CDS encoding EAL domain-containing protein, producing the protein MPLTAKRPSRWSWRTLLPWGVGVLPLLCGLAVMRWQTEQELQANSRATAKEVARHIEDILDSLDAAAHRLLPKAGQPCDQVQLELRIELTRNAFVRSTNLFDHHRLYCTSLYGDFDEPVKASDYTSGQLWLMNGNSVTPGQALLAYRVNQPEHNDRGAITTVDGRHLLTALRLIGAGNLVKLHVGNHWMGSDGQVHDGDPPTAAIAAIQYASTRYPFHVHTGYSEGKRAALMRSRYPALLSLLLMLGVVAGAACRWQIRRASSSRNELDRALDADEFVPYFQPVVRKGDYRWAGVEVLMRWQHPREGLVRPDLFIPYAEHSGQIVAMTRSLMLHTAQALAPHAALLEDGFHIGVNITADHCRDLGLLDDCQTFLQHFPPGRVVLTLELTERKLIEPTPITLELFEKLHAMGVMIALDDFGTGQSSLNYLRQFNVDYLKIDQSFVAMIGGDALSLHILDTIIELSGKLALGIVAEGVETEVQRDYLARHGVDFQQGYLFARPMPANELLLALAARPGSSQLPQGSTPEIMRG; encoded by the coding sequence ATGCCCCTGACCGCCAAACGCCCCTCCCGCTGGAGTTGGCGCACCCTGCTGCCCTGGGGCGTGGGCGTGTTGCCGCTGCTGTGCGGGCTGGCGGTGATGCGCTGGCAGACCGAACAGGAGCTGCAGGCAAACAGCCGCGCCACGGCCAAAGAAGTCGCCCGCCATATCGAAGATATTCTGGACAGCCTGGACGCGGCCGCCCATCGGCTGTTGCCAAAAGCCGGGCAACCCTGCGACCAGGTGCAACTCGAGCTGCGCATCGAGCTTACCCGTAACGCCTTCGTGCGTTCGACCAACCTGTTCGATCACCACCGGCTGTATTGCACCTCGCTGTACGGTGACTTCGACGAACCGGTAAAAGCCAGCGACTACACCAGCGGGCAGCTGTGGTTGATGAACGGCAACTCGGTCACCCCGGGACAGGCCCTGCTGGCCTACCGGGTCAACCAACCGGAACATAACGACCGAGGCGCGATCACCACGGTGGATGGCCGCCACCTGCTCACCGCGCTGCGCCTGATCGGTGCCGGCAACCTGGTTAAGTTGCATGTCGGCAATCATTGGATGGGCAGCGATGGTCAGGTTCACGACGGCGACCCGCCAACCGCGGCCATCGCCGCCATCCAGTATGCCTCTACCCGTTATCCCTTCCATGTGCATACCGGCTACAGCGAGGGCAAGCGGGCAGCACTGATGCGCTCTCGCTACCCCGCCCTGCTGAGTCTGTTGCTGATGCTGGGCGTGGTGGCCGGGGCGGCCTGCCGCTGGCAGATCCGCCGCGCCAGTTCATCGCGTAACGAGCTGGACCGCGCCCTGGACGCCGACGAGTTCGTGCCGTATTTCCAACCTGTGGTGCGCAAGGGCGACTACCGCTGGGCTGGGGTCGAGGTGCTGATGCGCTGGCAGCACCCCCGCGAAGGCCTGGTGCGTCCCGACCTGTTCATTCCCTACGCCGAGCACAGCGGCCAGATCGTCGCCATGACCCGCTCCCTGATGCTGCACACGGCCCAGGCTCTGGCCCCACATGCGGCCCTGCTGGAGGACGGCTTTCACATTGGCGTCAACATCACCGCAGACCACTGCCGCGACCTGGGTCTGCTCGACGACTGCCAGACCTTCCTCCAGCACTTCCCGCCCGGGCGCGTGGTCCTCACCCTGGAGCTCACCGAGCGCAAGCTGATCGAACCGACGCCGATTACCCTTGAGCTGTTCGAAAAACTCCACGCCATGGGCGTGATGATCGCCCTGGACGATTTCGGCACTGGCCAATCCAGCCTCAACTACCTGCGCCAGTTCAACGTCGACTACCTGAAAATCGACCAGAGCTTCGTCGCCATGATCGGTGGTGACGCACTGTCCCTGCACATTCTCGACACCATCATCGAGCTGTCGGGCAAGCTGGCCCTGGGCATCGTCGCCGAAGGTGTGGAAACCGAGGTGCAGCGCGACTACCTGGCGCGCCATGGCGTGGACTTCCAGCAAGGCTATCTGTTCGCCCGGCCCATGCCTGCCAACGAGCTGCTACTGGCCCTGGCCGCCCGCCCGGGCAGCTCGCAGTTGCCGCAAGGCAGTACCCCTGAGATCATGCGCGGCTGA
- the hppD gene encoding 4-hydroxyphenylpyruvate dioxygenase, protein MADIFENPMGLEGFEFIELASPTPGVLEPVFQILGFTKVATHRSKDVHLYRQGGINLILNNEPKSAASYFAAEHGPSVCGMAFRVRNAHEAYARALELGAQPVEIETGPMELRLPAIKGIGGAPLYLIDRYEEGSSIYDIDFKFIEGVDRNPVGAGLKIIDHLTHNVYRGRMAYWAGFYEKLFNFREIRYFDIKGEYTGLTSKAMTAPDGMIRIPLNEESSKGAGQIEEFLMQFNGEGIQHVAFLTDDLLKTWDALKGFGMRFMTAPPQTYYEMLEERLPGHGEPVDQLQARGILLDGASEAGDKRLLLQIFSETLLGPVFFEFIQRKGDDGFGEGNFKALFESIERDQVRRGVLSVE, encoded by the coding sequence ATGGCAGATATCTTCGAAAACCCGATGGGCCTGGAAGGCTTCGAATTCATCGAGCTCGCCTCGCCGACCCCTGGCGTGCTGGAGCCGGTATTCCAGATACTCGGTTTCACCAAAGTGGCTACCCACCGCTCCAAGGATGTCCACCTGTATCGCCAGGGCGGCATCAACCTGATCCTGAACAACGAACCCAAGAGCGCCGCCTCTTACTTCGCCGCCGAGCATGGTCCTTCGGTTTGCGGCATGGCCTTCCGCGTGCGCAACGCCCATGAAGCCTATGCCCGCGCCCTGGAACTGGGAGCTCAGCCGGTGGAGATCGAGACCGGCCCGATGGAGCTGCGCCTGCCGGCGATCAAGGGTATCGGTGGCGCGCCGCTGTACCTGATCGACCGTTACGAAGAAGGCAGCTCGATCTACGACATCGACTTCAAGTTCATCGAAGGCGTGGACCGCAACCCGGTCGGCGCGGGCCTGAAGATCATCGACCACCTCACCCACAACGTCTATCGCGGGCGCATGGCCTACTGGGCCGGTTTCTACGAGAAGCTGTTCAACTTCCGCGAGATCCGTTACTTCGACATCAAGGGCGAGTACACCGGCCTGACCTCCAAGGCCATGACCGCGCCGGACGGCATGATCCGCATTCCGCTCAACGAAGAATCGTCCAAAGGGGCGGGGCAGATCGAAGAGTTCCTGATGCAGTTCAACGGTGAAGGCATCCAGCACGTGGCCTTCCTCACCGACGACCTGCTCAAGACTTGGGATGCCCTCAAGGGCTTTGGCATGCGCTTCATGACCGCGCCGCCGCAAACCTACTACGAGATGCTCGAGGAGCGCCTGCCAGGGCATGGCGAGCCGGTCGATCAGTTGCAAGCCCGTGGCATCCTGCTGGACGGTGCCTCCGAGGCTGGCGACAAGCGCCTGCTGCTGCAAATCTTCTCGGAGACCCTGCTGGGCCCGGTGTTCTTCGAATTCATCCAGCGCAAGGGTGACGACGGCTTCGGCGAAGGCAACTTCAAGGCGCTGTTCGAGTCGATCGAGCGTGACCAGGTGCGTCGTGGTGTGTTGAGCGTCGAGTAA